The following proteins are encoded in a genomic region of Ictalurus punctatus breed USDA103 chromosome 15, Coco_2.0, whole genome shotgun sequence:
- the birc7 gene encoding baculoviral IAP repeat-containing protein 7, whose amino-acid sequence MLRTGECNSDGNRMHSEEERLSTFHNWPLNASDRSAELARASFYFLGPGDMVRCFRCDRTLRHWAHDDSPTGGHRRHFPACEFESRTDTSNVRRVRASTDSVDGQLLSQLQRLAAGEQVATGQAAYPEMEPEDTRLTTFSNWPTSSSIQPDTLARAGFFYTGHSDNVKCFFCNGSLRNWEPGDDPWQEHAKWFPRCEYLMQSRGQEYINHVQQSSFNTFELASEAQNSTPRNITTGHDVLSGQSAPAAAMFSPVVQAVLQMGFEQAPVERLVQSHFLLTGHHYTSVSDLVADVLQAEEEGRQGSDNNTEPVVRQSSSANGMKLQTSLGEKVLVTLSAEEQLKQLQEERTCKVCMDKLVSMVFIPCGHLVVCSDCAASLQHCPICRAVIRGSMRAFMS is encoded by the exons ATGCTTCGTACGGGAGAGTGTAATAGCgatggaaacaggatgcacagCGAGGAGGAACGACTGAGCACTTTCCACAACTGGCCGCTAAACGCTTCAGATAGATCTGCTGAGCTAGCGCGCGCCAGTTTTTACTTCCTGGGACCAGGAGATATGGTGCGCTGCTTTCGCTGCGACAGGACACTGAGGCACTGGGCACACGACGACAGTCCGACTGGCGGGCACCGGCGCCACTTTCCCGCGTGCGAGTTCGAATCGAGGACGGACACGAGCAACGTTCGGCGCGTCCGCGCTTCGACGGATTCGGTGGATGGTCAGCTGTTGAGCCAGCTGCAGCGCCTGGCTGCGGGCGAACAGGTGGCAACCGGTCAAGCCGCTTATCCAGAGATGGAGCCCGAGGACACGCGCCTCACCACGTTCAGCAACTGGCCCACAAGCTCTTCCATCCAACCGGATACACTGGCGCGCGCTGGCTTCTTTTACACAG GTCATAGTGATAACGTGAAGTGTTTCTTCTGCAATGGTAGTTTGAGGAACTGGGAGCCTGGAGATGATCCATGGCAGGAACATGCCAAGTGGTTTCCACG atgtgagtatttgatGCAGTCAAGAGGACAAGAGTACATCAACCATGTACAGCAGTCATCCTTCAACACATTTGAGCTGGCA AGTGAAGCCCAGAATTCAACTCCAAGAAATATTACCACTGGACATG ATGTGCTGAGTGGGCAGAGTGCACCAGCAGCAGCCATGTTCTCACCGGTGGTGCAGGCGGTGCTGCAGATGGGTTTTGAGCAAGCGCCAGTTGAGAGGCTGGTTCAGTCTCACTTCCTGCTGACCGGCCACCATTACACTTCTGTCTCTGACCTGGTGGCTGACGTCCTGCAGGCTGAAGAGGAGGGGAGGCAGGGTAGTGATAACAACACAG agcCTGTGGTGAGACAGAGCAGCAGTGCCAATGGAATGAAACTGCAGACCTCACTTGGGGAGAAAG TTTTGGTGACCCTGAGTGCTGAGGAACAATTGAAGCAACTCCAGGAGGAACGAACCTGCAAAGTATGTATGGACAAACTGGTGTCCATGGTGTTTATCCCCTGCGGTCACCTggttgtgtgttctgattgtGCGGCCAGCCTACAACACTGCCCCATCTGTAGAGCAGTGATACGTGGCAGCATGCGTGCCTTCATGTCCTGA